From Macaca mulatta isolate MMU2019108-1 chromosome 3, T2T-MMU8v2.0, whole genome shotgun sequence, the proteins below share one genomic window:
- the KCNE2 gene encoding potassium voltage-gated channel subfamily E member 2 isoform X3, translating to MSTLSNFTQSLEDAFQRIFITYMDNWRRNTTAEQEALQAKVDAENFYYVILYLMVIIGMFSFIIVAILVSTVKSKRQEHSNDPYHQYIVEDWQEKYKSQILNLEESKATIHENTGATGFKMSPDKGERHQANI from the coding sequence ATGTCTACTTTATCCAATTTCACACAGTCGCTGGAAGACGCCTTCCAAAGGATTTTTATTACTTATATGGACAATTGGCGCCGGAACACGACAGCTGAGCAGGAGGCCCTCCAAGCCAAAGTTGATGCTGAGAACTTCTACTATGTCATCCTGTACCTCATGGTGATTATTGGAATGTTCTCTTTCATTATCGTGGCCATCCTGGTGAGCACCGTGAAATCCAAGAGACAGGAACACTCCAATGACCCCTACCACCAGTACATTGTAGAGGACTGGCAGGAAAAGTACAAGAGCCAAATCTTGAATCTAGAAGAATCGAAGGCCACCATCCATGAGAATACTGGTGCGACTGGGTTCAAAATGTCCCCCGATAAGGGAGAAAGGCACCAAGCCAACATCTGA
- the KCNE2 gene encoding potassium voltage-gated channel subfamily E member 2 isoform X2 — MQEGSMSTLSNFTQSLEDAFQRIFITYMDNWRRNTTAEQEALQAKVDAENFYYVILYLMVIIGMFSFIIVAILVSTVKSKRQEHSNDPYHQYIVEDWQEKYKSQILNLEESKATIHENTGATGFKMSPDKGERHQANI; from the coding sequence CAGGAGGGAAGCATGTCTACTTTATCCAATTTCACACAGTCGCTGGAAGACGCCTTCCAAAGGATTTTTATTACTTATATGGACAATTGGCGCCGGAACACGACAGCTGAGCAGGAGGCCCTCCAAGCCAAAGTTGATGCTGAGAACTTCTACTATGTCATCCTGTACCTCATGGTGATTATTGGAATGTTCTCTTTCATTATCGTGGCCATCCTGGTGAGCACCGTGAAATCCAAGAGACAGGAACACTCCAATGACCCCTACCACCAGTACATTGTAGAGGACTGGCAGGAAAAGTACAAGAGCCAAATCTTGAATCTAGAAGAATCGAAGGCCACCATCCATGAGAATACTGGTGCGACTGGGTTCAAAATGTCCCCCGATAAGGGAGAAAGGCACCAAGCCAACATCTGA
- the KCNE2 gene encoding potassium voltage-gated channel subfamily E member 2 isoform X1: MPVIPALWEAKQEGSMSTLSNFTQSLEDAFQRIFITYMDNWRRNTTAEQEALQAKVDAENFYYVILYLMVIIGMFSFIIVAILVSTVKSKRQEHSNDPYHQYIVEDWQEKYKSQILNLEESKATIHENTGATGFKMSPDKGERHQANI; the protein is encoded by the exons atgcctgtaattccagcactttgggaggccaag CAGGAGGGAAGCATGTCTACTTTATCCAATTTCACACAGTCGCTGGAAGACGCCTTCCAAAGGATTTTTATTACTTATATGGACAATTGGCGCCGGAACACGACAGCTGAGCAGGAGGCCCTCCAAGCCAAAGTTGATGCTGAGAACTTCTACTATGTCATCCTGTACCTCATGGTGATTATTGGAATGTTCTCTTTCATTATCGTGGCCATCCTGGTGAGCACCGTGAAATCCAAGAGACAGGAACACTCCAATGACCCCTACCACCAGTACATTGTAGAGGACTGGCAGGAAAAGTACAAGAGCCAAATCTTGAATCTAGAAGAATCGAAGGCCACCATCCATGAGAATACTGGTGCGACTGGGTTCAAAATGTCCCCCGATAAGGGAGAAAGGCACCAAGCCAACATCTGA